A window from Candidatus Afararchaeum irisae encodes these proteins:
- a CDS encoding SDR family oxidoreductase, with protein sequence MSELDSKTALVTGSPKRVGKEIALALADEGADVGVHYRTSADAAEKTAEEIRQKGVESSVFQADLSEVEESETLVDDVADEFGGLDIVVNSASVFYETPFGEVDEDDWNHNIDVNLRAPFFVSQRAAEVIDEGKIVNIAGVGGITPYPSYLPYSASKSGLISLTKGMAKELAPDISVNAVAPATVLSPPDRDEEEERRIAETIPVGSIGSPDDVSEAVVYLTSASEFVTGVVLPVDGGKTA encoded by the coding sequence ATGTCCGAACTCGACTCTAAGACAGCCCTCGTGACGGGGAGTCCTAAACGCGTCGGGAAGGAGATAGCGCTCGCTCTCGCCGACGAAGGAGCTGACGTTGGAGTCCATTACAGGACGAGCGCCGACGCCGCCGAGAAGACCGCTGAGGAGATACGTCAGAAAGGCGTCGAGTCTTCGGTGTTTCAGGCAGACCTCTCTGAGGTTGAGGAGTCTGAAACCCTCGTCGACGACGTAGCCGATGAATTCGGCGGTCTCGACATAGTCGTAAACAGCGCGTCGGTCTTCTACGAGACTCCTTTCGGCGAGGTCGACGAAGACGACTGGAACCACAACATAGACGTCAACCTCAGAGCGCCTTTCTTCGTCTCACAGAGGGCGGCGGAGGTCATCGACGAGGGTAAGATAGTCAATATCGCGGGAGTCGGCGGTATAACGCCGTACCCGAGCTATCTCCCATACTCCGCCTCGAAGTCGGGTCTGATCTCTCTCACGAAGGGGATGGCGAAGGAGCTCGCGCCCGATATCTCCGTAAACGCCGTAGCACCCGCTACAGTCCTCTCACCTCCCGACAGGGACGAGGAAGAGGAGAGACGTATCGCCGAGACGATCCCCGTCGGAAGTATAGGCTCCCCGGACGACGTCTCAGAGGCGGTCGTCTATCTCACGTCGGCGTCGGAGTTCGTGACCGGTGTCGTACTCCCGGTCGACGGCGGCAAGACGGCTTAA
- a CDS encoding RND family transporter produces MELLRKPFEYLGERIERHPFFFLGLAVVLLFVAVGGASQINSVTGDRAFISENPTYDQYTENFDRGAIAVLVRGEVDDPKTMEAIDRFDSRMSEVENVETVVSPADRVRAEYGGIPESSEKINSVVGNPRYTVVQVILKPDLTQKDEKPVYEKSVEAKDWAEFPAGVSVTITGNPAFSAQLSDTIQSSTQSQLRLAVGLMIVALFFFFRGVRLRLLPIVAVFVGVIYTFGAMGYLGIPNSTLTSAVFPILIGLGIDYSVQFHQRYEEELDRNPPSVALPRALKGIGPAVLVAMLAAGLGFAATWITSIGTPALVWFSQTSIIGIILSYISGIILLLSVLTIYAHWKERRSDVDEDDREGTYTKEKPRQEVMTATLFGSIIGKGSRKLAQRPGAIILVAGLLMVGGLYVSEDLGTLTDSEEFIPQDLPAYVNLQNFRSVTGGGSSVQYSVLVSGSDLRNPETLEWMEEFETVATGKPLITGVDSPADLVKQNNGGEIPATQAGVDEVISRLPESQTARYYSDGYAHITVNAERGMDTDEVLSFIDNVERAIETSQPPPGVEADLTGSSVLSPQNTVSGIESRNTTTALGAFLVFMLLLVYYRSPVKSVAPVVPMLFVVGWQGLYMYLLGIKVSPLSASLGALTIGIGAEYTVIVMERYFEEKRSGASKLDAVETATSRVGEAITVSGLTTIFGFSALVASPFPILSDFGTVTVGILGMTLVAALVTLPPTLVLLDGIGEKVNENL; encoded by the coding sequence ATGGAGTTACTAAGAAAGCCGTTTGAGTACCTCGGCGAGAGGATAGAGAGACATCCCTTCTTCTTCCTCGGTCTCGCAGTCGTCCTTTTATTCGTAGCGGTGGGAGGAGCCTCACAGATAAACAGCGTGACGGGTGACAGGGCGTTCATAAGCGAGAACCCGACCTACGACCAGTACACTGAGAACTTCGACAGAGGCGCGATAGCCGTACTCGTGAGAGGAGAGGTCGACGACCCCAAGACGATGGAGGCGATAGACAGGTTCGACTCACGTATGTCGGAGGTCGAGAACGTCGAGACGGTCGTGAGTCCCGCTGACAGAGTGAGAGCGGAGTACGGCGGAATACCCGAGTCCTCAGAAAAGATAAACTCCGTCGTGGGGAATCCGAGGTACACAGTTGTACAGGTAATTCTCAAACCCGACCTGACACAGAAAGACGAGAAGCCCGTCTACGAGAAGTCGGTCGAGGCGAAGGACTGGGCGGAGTTCCCCGCGGGAGTGTCGGTCACCATCACCGGAAACCCCGCTTTCTCGGCACAGCTCTCCGACACGATACAGAGTAGCACACAGAGCCAGCTCCGTCTCGCAGTCGGTCTGATGATCGTCGCTCTCTTCTTCTTCTTCAGAGGAGTGCGTCTGCGTCTCCTTCCGATAGTCGCGGTCTTCGTAGGGGTCATCTATACCTTCGGTGCGATGGGTTACCTCGGAATACCCAACTCGACACTCACGAGTGCTGTCTTCCCGATACTCATAGGACTCGGCATAGACTACTCAGTACAGTTCCACCAGAGATACGAGGAAGAGCTCGACAGAAACCCGCCGAGTGTCGCGCTTCCACGTGCTCTCAAGGGAATAGGACCTGCGGTCTTGGTAGCTATGCTCGCGGCGGGACTCGGCTTCGCGGCGACGTGGATCACTTCGATTGGCACGCCCGCACTCGTCTGGTTCTCACAGACGTCGATCATCGGCATAATCCTGTCGTACATATCCGGTATCATACTTCTCCTCTCAGTCCTGACTATCTACGCCCACTGGAAGGAGAGAAGGTCGGATGTCGACGAGGACGACAGGGAGGGAACCTACACGAAGGAGAAGCCGAGACAGGAGGTCATGACGGCAACCCTCTTCGGCAGTATAATAGGAAAGGGTTCGAGGAAGCTGGCTCAGCGTCCCGGTGCCATCATACTCGTCGCAGGACTCCTCATGGTGGGAGGTCTCTACGTCAGCGAGGATCTCGGTACCCTCACAGACAGCGAGGAGTTCATACCACAGGATCTCCCCGCGTACGTCAACCTCCAGAACTTCCGGAGCGTGACAGGAGGAGGAAGTAGCGTTCAGTACTCGGTTCTCGTGAGTGGCTCGGATCTCCGGAATCCCGAGACACTGGAGTGGATGGAGGAGTTCGAGACCGTAGCGACGGGTAAGCCCCTGATTACGGGAGTCGACTCGCCTGCCGACCTCGTCAAGCAGAACAACGGGGGCGAGATACCCGCGACTCAGGCAGGAGTAGATGAAGTCATCTCACGACTCCCAGAGAGCCAGACTGCGAGGTACTACTCCGACGGATACGCACATATCACGGTCAACGCCGAGCGGGGAATGGACACCGACGAAGTACTGTCGTTCATCGACAACGTCGAGAGAGCGATAGAGACGAGTCAGCCGCCTCCCGGTGTCGAAGCCGATCTGACGGGGTCGTCGGTTCTCTCGCCACAGAACACAGTCAGCGGGATAGAGTCGAGGAACACGACGACAGCCCTCGGTGCCTTCCTCGTCTTCATGCTCCTTCTCGTCTACTACAGGAGCCCCGTGAAGTCAGTCGCGCCGGTAGTCCCGATGCTGTTCGTCGTGGGATGGCAGGGTCTATACATGTACCTACTCGGGATCAAGGTCTCACCCCTGAGCGCGTCACTCGGCGCACTCACTATAGGAATAGGCGCCGAGTACACAGTGATAGTGATGGAGAGGTACTTCGAGGAGAAGAGATCGGGAGCCTCGAAGCTCGACGCCGTCGAGACTGCGACCTCACGTGTCGGAGAGGCTATAACCGTCTCGGGTCTCACGACTATATTCGGCTTCTCGGCTCTGGTCGCCTCGCCGTTCCCGATACTCAGCGACTTCGGTACAGTGACGGTCGGAATACTCGGTATGACACTCGTCGCCGCGCTCGTGACACTCCCGCCGACACTCGTTCTACTCGACGGGATAGGGGAGAAGGTTAACGAGAACCTCTGA
- a CDS encoding 7-cyano-7-deazaguanine synthase has translation MKGLLYSGGVESAYLLQSLDGEIQPVYVSYGFPWEEYERKKAMQHVERVERAEELMEIEVRHDDPSRLRRDDVSPEDKYFTYIHGRSSSLITNASVELTAMDVTDIYEGTLASGDRSFRDSSRGFYDAIEDALSTGLDDDLSIHTPLYGREKAEIVAELINREFEVGFDDTVSCILTDDPEGCGDCYKCHEREKARKEAESLID, from the coding sequence ATGAAAGGGCTACTCTACAGCGGCGGGGTCGAGAGCGCCTACCTCCTACAGAGTCTCGACGGCGAGATCCAGCCCGTCTATGTCAGCTACGGCTTTCCGTGGGAGGAGTACGAGCGGAAGAAGGCGATGCAGCACGTCGAAAGAGTAGAGAGAGCGGAAGAACTCATGGAGATTGAGGTACGGCACGACGACCCTTCGAGGCTGAGACGTGACGATGTCAGTCCTGAGGACAAGTACTTCACCTACATACACGGCAGGTCGAGTAGTCTCATAACAAACGCCTCGGTCGAGTTGACGGCTATGGATGTCACGGATATCTACGAGGGGACTCTCGCATCGGGCGACAGATCCTTCCGTGACTCGTCACGTGGATTCTACGACGCGATCGAGGACGCTCTCTCGACGGGGCTCGACGACGACCTGAGTATACACACCCCGCTCTACGGCAGGGAGAAGGCGGAGATCGTCGCCGAGCTTATAAATAGAGAGTTCGAGGTGGGATTCGACGACACAGTCTCGTGTATACTCACCGACGACCCCGAGGGCTGTGGCGACTGTTACAAGTGCCACGAGAGGGAGAAGGCGAGAAAAGAGGCAGAGTCTCTTATCGACTGA
- a CDS encoding helix-turn-helix domain-containing protein, protein MDTELLERLKELGLSEYEARAYLVLAKGSVISAEEVSERSEVPKGRIYDVLNSLSEKSLVRCDESRPKRYSAVDPETSVGRLLSSREKELSRKEKKYEEAADEAKDLLSRLGSDDSVESGSGFWTTAVHEENAKELLFERFSTAEDEILICASSGDTPREIQKKFVEKIYGILADGVDVRLITGEDDELVDLSLLIEEGLELRRIDDVPRQRFNVIDSSEACIEVLHPSDESEILSVINFRDGRVVDELHTTFESLWERGERERQGGTN, encoded by the coding sequence ATGGACACGGAGCTACTCGAACGTCTGAAGGAGCTCGGTCTCTCGGAGTACGAGGCTCGGGCGTATCTAGTTCTCGCTAAGGGGTCTGTGATCTCGGCGGAGGAGGTCTCCGAGAGGTCGGAGGTGCCGAAGGGACGTATCTACGACGTACTCAACTCTCTCTCGGAGAAGTCTCTCGTGAGATGTGACGAGTCACGTCCCAAGAGGTACTCCGCCGTCGACCCCGAGACCTCTGTCGGTCGACTTCTGAGTTCGCGCGAGAAAGAGCTTTCGAGGAAGGAGAAGAAGTACGAGGAAGCCGCCGACGAGGCTAAGGATCTACTCTCACGTCTCGGCTCCGACGACTCCGTCGAGTCGGGGTCGGGATTCTGGACTACAGCGGTTCACGAGGAGAACGCGAAGGAGCTTCTCTTCGAGAGGTTCTCGACCGCAGAAGACGAGATACTGATCTGTGCTAGCTCGGGCGACACTCCGCGGGAGATACAGAAGAAGTTCGTCGAGAAGATCTACGGTATACTCGCCGACGGCGTCGATGTCAGACTCATAACCGGAGAGGACGATGAACTCGTCGACCTGAGTCTTCTTATAGAGGAGGGGCTCGAACTGAGACGTATAGACGATGTCCCGAGACAGCGTTTCAACGTCATAGACTCGTCGGAGGCGTGTATAGAGGTTCTTCATCCTTCCGACGAGTCGGAGATACTCTCTGTCATAAACTTCAGGGACGGACGTGTAGTCGACGAGCTACACACGACATTCGAGTCTCTGTGGGAGAGGGGTGAAAGAGAGAGACAAGGAGGTACCAACTGA
- a CDS encoding amidohydrolase family protein codes for MLLKNSKVADSDGERHGDVLIRDGKIDEIDSDISDVDGDHEIYDLDGDYVVPGVIDCHVHLVSECLPTNRHGDDSMRWYRVVDNMEKTLSAGVTTVRDLNAPDSSVIDAGRAVEEDLIDGPRVVACGQGISCTGGHFSGSCREADGVSEVRKAVREQIERGAEVIKLMTTSSAYSSTRGAQEMTRDEIEAAVEVAEMKDVPTAAHAEGKDGILAASEAGVDSVEHCKFADDEAAETLARNGTFWVPTHKPTRMSIENPEKVSDEKLRKAEETVERQKAVVERMVENGVRVAMGSDAGTSYNYHGENLHELELMAEYGIDEKTVLDAATSNAAELLGIDDKVGYVREGYTADLLVLSGDPLEDVSNWRNQRLVIKDGDLVD; via the coding sequence ATGCTCCTCAAAAATTCGAAAGTAGCCGACTCCGACGGCGAGAGACACGGCGACGTCTTGATACGTGACGGTAAGATAGATGAGATAGACTCCGATATCTCCGATGTTGACGGAGACCACGAGATCTACGACCTCGACGGCGACTACGTCGTCCCGGGTGTCATAGACTGCCACGTACATCTCGTCTCGGAATGTCTCCCGACTAACAGACACGGCGACGACAGTATGAGATGGTACCGAGTCGTCGACAACATGGAGAAGACCCTCTCTGCTGGAGTGACGACGGTCAGAGACCTCAACGCACCCGACTCGTCGGTGATAGACGCCGGCAGAGCGGTCGAGGAGGATCTGATCGACGGTCCGCGCGTCGTGGCGTGTGGACAGGGTATATCGTGTACGGGAGGACATTTCTCGGGAAGCTGTCGCGAGGCAGACGGCGTCTCAGAGGTCAGAAAGGCTGTGAGGGAACAGATCGAACGGGGTGCCGAAGTCATAAAGCTGATGACGACTTCGAGTGCCTACTCGTCGACACGGGGCGCACAGGAGATGACGCGCGACGAGATAGAGGCGGCTGTCGAGGTCGCCGAGATGAAGGACGTCCCTACTGCGGCACACGCCGAGGGGAAAGACGGCATACTCGCGGCGTCGGAGGCGGGTGTCGACAGCGTCGAACACTGTAAGTTCGCCGACGACGAAGCCGCCGAGACTCTCGCGCGGAACGGTACCTTCTGGGTTCCGACCCACAAGCCGACACGTATGTCCATCGAGAATCCCGAGAAGGTCTCCGACGAGAAGCTACGTAAGGCGGAGGAAACCGTCGAGAGACAGAAGGCAGTCGTCGAAAGAATGGTCGAGAACGGCGTCAGGGTCGCCATGGGAAGTGACGCCGGTACGTCGTACAACTACCACGGTGAGAACCTCCACGAGTTAGAACTCATGGCGGAGTACGGCATCGACGAGAAGACCGTACTCGACGCCGCGACCTCGAACGCCGCCGAGCTCTTGGGCATCGACGACAAGGTGGGATACGTGCGCGAGGGTTACACAGCCGACCTCCTCGTACTGTCGGGAGACCCCCTCGAAGACGTCTCGAACTGGAGGAACCAGAGGCTCGTAATAAAGGACGGCGACCTCGTAGACTAG
- a CDS encoding heme-binding protein encodes MVEAPDTAEGWYMLHDMRTVDWEDWESAGRGKKKSAASDGEEFLEGLEGDGDGDGGDQAVYSVVGDKADLMFIYLRETLEELNAIERQFESTALAEFTTRTDSHVSVTELGGYTNEEIASDELEESTRKFVESRLYPSIPDTNFVSFYPMNKKREKGQNWYSLPKEEREEMMKSHGMIGRQYAGEVTQTISGSVGIDDWEWGVDLFGDDMIPIKHLVYEMRFDEASAKYADFGPFYTGIRFPASDLDAFMSGDEVPTTDIRAELEERGIYSGEPHGEDVFAMVVYSDADADDLHDEVEEIRSGIDADGHISTDVYTTEAENAVVSLWESRQGAEEVYEELGEIEGARKAGEGSGFSTMGMFYKVEPEYKDEFVGMFDDAGELLEDMDGHRETYLLENVEDENDMFITSRWDSKDAAMGFFRSDAFKDTVDAGREILADRPRHVFLA; translated from the coding sequence ATGGTAGAAGCACCCGACACAGCAGAAGGCTGGTACATGCTCCACGACATGAGAACCGTCGACTGGGAAGACTGGGAGTCGGCGGGGAGAGGAAAGAAGAAGTCCGCAGCCTCCGACGGCGAGGAGTTCTTAGAAGGTCTCGAAGGAGACGGAGACGGAGACGGGGGCGACCAGGCGGTCTACTCCGTAGTCGGCGACAAGGCTGACCTGATGTTCATCTATCTGCGTGAGACACTCGAAGAGCTAAACGCGATAGAGAGACAGTTCGAGTCGACAGCCCTCGCGGAGTTCACGACACGCACTGACTCACACGTCTCGGTCACAGAGCTCGGAGGCTACACAAACGAGGAGATCGCCTCCGACGAACTCGAGGAGTCGACGAGGAAGTTCGTCGAGTCACGTCTCTACCCGAGCATACCCGACACCAACTTCGTCTCGTTCTATCCGATGAACAAGAAGCGCGAGAAGGGACAGAACTGGTACAGCCTCCCGAAGGAGGAGCGTGAGGAGATGATGAAGAGCCACGGGATGATAGGACGACAGTACGCCGGTGAGGTCACACAGACGATCTCGGGATCGGTCGGAATTGACGACTGGGAGTGGGGTGTCGACCTCTTCGGCGATGACATGATCCCTATCAAGCACCTAGTCTACGAGATGCGTTTCGACGAGGCGAGTGCGAAATACGCCGACTTCGGACCCTTCTACACCGGAATCCGTTTCCCCGCTTCCGACCTCGACGCATTCATGTCGGGTGATGAAGTCCCGACGACTGACATAAGGGCGGAGCTTGAGGAGAGAGGAATCTACTCGGGAGAGCCCCACGGAGAGGACGTCTTCGCAATGGTCGTCTACTCCGACGCAGACGCCGACGACCTCCACGACGAGGTCGAGGAGATCAGATCGGGCATAGACGCCGACGGACATATATCGACAGACGTCTACACCACAGAAGCCGAGAACGCCGTCGTCTCACTCTGGGAGTCGAGACAGGGAGCCGAGGAGGTCTACGAGGAGCTCGGCGAGATAGAGGGAGCGCGCAAAGCCGGAGAGGGCAGCGGCTTCTCGACGATGGGTATGTTCTACAAGGTCGAGCCCGAGTACAAGGACGAGTTCGTGGGAATGTTCGACGACGCCGGAGAGCTACTCGAAGACATGGACGGACACAGGGAGACATATCTCCTCGAAAACGTCGAGGACGAGAACGACATGTTCATAACTTCGAGATGGGACTCGAAGGACGCCGCGATGGGATTCTTCCGCTCGGACGCCTTCAAGGACACGGTTGACGCAGGCAGGGAGATACTCGCAGACAGACCCCGCCACGTCTTCCTCGCATAG
- a CDS encoding transposase — MPTTRRTYVCRIQNHSQVAGALDRHGWSASKLWNVANYYARQQWDETGEIPDEDELKRELKTHPKYKGLHSQSSQKVLEELSEAFSSWFGSDDDQDNPPGYRKTNYYDSDGNRVHEEHPRSTVTWKKKGIRHDTKHDHIRLSKGKNHKDGRDFILCEYDTPPAVELENIQQVRAVYNSAKSRWELHVVCETEITAESPGEKTAGVDLGICNPAVVAFPDDALLYPGNTLREDKHYFQREVYQTEGAHGPSQKAQWAREKLSRRKDHFLHALSKDIVERCVDHNVGTLVVGDPSGVDEDDWGRHGNKRLDNWAYKRLMNLIDYKARERGIEVEMPDERGTSSSCSVCGHADDDSRVERGLWKCDRCGVVSHGDVNGADNIRQKTLTVTPPLGDSGNGCLAQPRVIQFSRTHGFQPRATAE, encoded by the coding sequence ATGCCGACAACACGTCGCACCTACGTTTGCCGCATCCAGAATCACTCGCAAGTAGCTGGTGCGCTGGACAGACACGGCTGGTCGGCATCCAAACTCTGGAACGTCGCCAATTACTACGCCCGCCAACAGTGGGACGAAACCGGCGAAATCCCCGACGAAGACGAACTCAAACGCGAACTGAAAACCCACCCGAAATACAAAGGACTGCATAGCCAGTCCAGTCAGAAAGTTCTCGAAGAGCTTTCTGAAGCGTTCAGTTCGTGGTTCGGCTCCGACGACGACCAGGACAACCCACCGGGATACCGTAAAACCAACTACTACGATAGTGACGGCAACAGAGTCCACGAAGAACATCCGCGCTCGACCGTGACGTGGAAGAAGAAAGGCATTCGCCACGACACGAAACACGACCATATCCGTCTGAGCAAAGGCAAGAACCACAAAGACGGACGCGATTTCATCCTCTGCGAATACGATACGCCGCCTGCTGTTGAACTGGAGAACATCCAACAGGTTCGTGCTGTCTACAACAGCGCCAAGAGTCGCTGGGAGTTGCACGTCGTCTGTGAGACGGAAATTACCGCAGAGTCGCCCGGCGAGAAAACCGCAGGAGTTGACCTTGGTATCTGTAATCCTGCTGTCGTCGCGTTCCCTGATGATGCCCTGTTGTATCCGGGCAACACACTACGTGAAGACAAGCACTACTTCCAACGAGAAGTATACCAGACAGAAGGGGCCCATGGCCCCAGCCAGAAAGCACAGTGGGCGCGTGAGAAGCTATCACGGCGGAAAGACCACTTCCTGCACGCCCTGTCAAAAGACATTGTTGAACGCTGTGTAGACCACAACGTGGGTACGTTGGTCGTAGGCGACCCCAGTGGTGTCGATGAAGACGACTGGGGCAGGCACGGCAACAAACGTCTGGATAACTGGGCGTACAAGCGGCTGATGAACCTCATCGACTACAAAGCCCGTGAGCGTGGCATCGAGGTAGAAATGCCAGACGAACGCGGGACATCATCGTCGTGTAGTGTCTGTGGCCACGCAGATGACGACAGTCGTGTTGAACGTGGCTTGTGGAAATGCGACCGCTGTGGAGTTGTCTCACATGGCGACGTGAATGGAGCCGATAATATCAGACAGAAAACGCTAACCGTAACTCCTCCATTGGGGGATAGCGGTAACGGCTGTTTGGCCCAGCCTCGCGTCATTCAGTTCAGCCGGACTCACGGATTCCAACCGCGAGCAACCGCCGAGTGA
- a CDS encoding DUF5518 domain-containing protein, producing the protein MSSTQTYSRISETWKYAVVAGAASLPLTFLRFWLTGMEYFSVSMVFFGGILAGYLAEKKSLNSNSVGARAGMIGGVPSAI; encoded by the coding sequence ATGTCCTCGACTCAGACATACAGTAGGATATCCGAGACATGGAAGTACGCAGTCGTCGCCGGAGCCGCTTCCCTCCCACTGACTTTCCTGAGGTTCTGGCTAACAGGGATGGAGTACTTCTCAGTCAGCATGGTCTTCTTCGGAGGGATACTCGCGGGCTACTTAGCTGAGAAAAAGTCGTTGAACTCTAACTCCGTAGGAGCCCGCGCAGGTATGATAGGAGGCGTCCCGAGCGCGATATAG
- a CDS encoding COG1361 S-layer family protein translates to MKRISVSGIATLLLLIMVSVQPVAGADSVIGSPEIDLSVRDNHFSSNTDATIEVWITNNGDLEQGGPAQHEQRVKTARNLQMSIDESRLDAPIDVQSGTVSVGSVPEGGAGPYSFKIEIGDAEPGTYRIPVEVSYDYTRSVEYSDVTAPQYNDFSREETKYIEIVVERRPEFEIVTSESENVFAGDTGRLRFSLRNTGVETAYDPRIKLTSETEGVFFGGINQRQRSRTVASSPIEPGSVKEYTVKVGADSDVVPGKYPVNAVVEYENTNGVTETSETLRTNVDVMPERTFTLEDTTSEALRVDEDDAMVSGRLTNTANSSVRNVVVTVSADKKSGITVTGGESAVGDLGAGESSNVSFKLSVSEDAEPGKRELVFDVKYENAYGETRRYSEPIRKSFEVGEEVDPFKVTSVNTSLTSGGTAEMRVGVTNNADYTADNVNAKIFVTDPISSGDDETFLGKMKPGETKTAVFTVSATSSAIPKEYTGSIEVRYDDRGGDTQFTDSLPVGIPVEESEGGGPPVPYVVAGLVVVVVAAGAFVWRRRT, encoded by the coding sequence ATGAAACGTATATCTGTGTCTGGTATAGCCACGTTACTACTCCTTATCATGGTATCTGTACAGCCCGTCGCCGGGGCTGACTCGGTGATAGGAAGCCCCGAGATCGACCTCTCTGTGCGTGACAACCACTTCTCGTCTAACACAGACGCTACCATCGAGGTCTGGATCACCAACAACGGTGACCTCGAACAGGGAGGTCCCGCACAGCACGAACAGCGTGTCAAGACGGCACGTAACCTCCAGATGAGCATAGACGAGAGCCGACTTGACGCTCCGATAGACGTCCAGTCGGGAACCGTCTCTGTAGGGTCGGTTCCCGAGGGTGGCGCAGGACCCTACTCGTTCAAGATAGAGATTGGAGATGCCGAGCCGGGCACCTACCGAATTCCGGTCGAGGTGAGCTATGACTACACACGCTCGGTCGAGTACAGCGACGTCACAGCACCTCAGTACAACGACTTCTCGCGCGAGGAGACTAAGTACATAGAGATAGTCGTCGAGAGGAGACCCGAGTTCGAGATAGTCACCTCCGAGTCAGAGAACGTCTTCGCGGGAGACACGGGACGTCTCAGGTTCAGCCTCCGAAACACGGGTGTCGAGACTGCCTACGACCCACGTATAAAGCTGACATCGGAGACGGAGGGCGTCTTCTTCGGTGGTATAAACCAGAGACAGAGGTCGAGAACAGTAGCGTCAAGTCCCATAGAGCCGGGATCGGTAAAGGAGTACACAGTCAAGGTGGGAGCCGACTCCGACGTAGTACCGGGTAAGTACCCCGTGAATGCCGTCGTCGAGTACGAGAACACGAACGGAGTCACAGAGACCTCGGAGACCCTTCGCACTAACGTCGATGTGATGCCCGAGAGGACGTTCACTCTCGAAGACACCACGTCGGAAGCTCTCAGAGTCGACGAGGACGACGCGATGGTCTCAGGGAGGCTGACCAATACCGCTAACTCGTCAGTCAGAAACGTCGTCGTGACTGTCTCCGCGGATAAGAAATCAGGTATAACTGTCACCGGTGGAGAGTCAGCAGTCGGCGACCTCGGAGCAGGAGAGTCATCGAATGTGAGTTTCAAGTTGTCTGTGAGCGAGGATGCCGAGCCCGGAAAACGAGAACTCGTCTTCGACGTCAAGTACGAGAACGCCTACGGAGAGACAAGACGGTACTCCGAGCCTATACGCAAGAGCTTCGAAGTCGGTGAGGAGGTCGATCCCTTCAAGGTCACCTCGGTCAACACGAGCCTAACGTCGGGAGGCACAGCCGAGATGCGTGTCGGTGTCACCAACAACGCCGACTACACCGCCGACAACGTTAACGCTAAGATATTCGTGACCGATCCCATATCGAGCGGCGACGACGAAACATTCCTCGGTAAGATGAAGCCCGGCGAGACCAAGACCGCCGTCTTCACAGTCAGCGCGACTTCGTCAGCGATACCGAAGGAGTACACGGGATCGATAGAGGTCAGGTACGACGACAGAGGGGGTGACACCCAGTTCACCGACAGTCTCCCAGTAGGTATACCCGTCGAGGAGTCGGAGGGTGGCGGACCCCCGGTTCCGTACGTCGTCGCTGGCTTAGTCGTCGTGGTAGTCGCCGCAGGAGCCTTCGTCTGGAGACGCAGAACGTAA